The following are encoded in a window of Oncorhynchus mykiss isolate Arlee chromosome 11, USDA_OmykA_1.1, whole genome shotgun sequence genomic DNA:
- the skida1 gene encoding SKI/DACH domain-containing protein 1 translates to MGDLKFGFEEMQGVRLGYLLIKGKQMFALSQVFTDLLKNIPRTTVHKRMDHLNVKKHHCDLEELRKLKAINSIAFHAAKCTLISREDVEALYFSCKTERVLKSNKRKAKKASLPEGVGEGKLNADTHPAGLWREKVWLSLHSVPQTMSLKNKAGRREQPTLRPDSNLPQIYNKSLGRDYSSVTKSSCKPFKNYETGQIPSNCVAFSQGHSFFRSVVSRQPVLFQSAIAAQSRLSATGDLLHKRKRRREGGGGRDMGSSGARQSWSRSRHTHSHTYSHTHHPVLLVQPKCCRKPKTHYNHNRTTLSHFDIGHEFYLDHHDHHHRHPHQHVGGFPESYSSDTESSCYSERLNNDSDIGSSLSTSSNSGTSDEEDEEESPLESSEVSSDEESSSQSDSSSVSSQVSVQSIRFRRARFPSLNTTKNITTRTLPNAQSLSTTLSSTRTLPNAQSLSTTLSSTRNQSNSRTLSNSRTISHTNAPLLLQPTFHYSHQQQPSKPVGQFGTSQVDYDIPKKQPKYDFTAREAKQDTHTHRFSSPVTRGSYFTKRRDRKVPESQVQTQREIKRTEPVSSKLYALSPSPNPNGIKAVLPHRTTGHANKCPPVLSSHSALDKDTKYPKPKNNKLSLATNLKSEVRISPNLKLPFLLKTIKTEPEELSVSAGPLPERSRAVKTPPFNLQNVKIKVEESYDEYEYYSQASGFQCLGDEADINNGQYYGGDIKQAAGCFNNETKAIESSAGAPKSSSGLQECGSTQDTPCPEEGEYKNGAGVRKNYRSLVLGKKPGISRVQQKQNVSKVDRTLSSRPVGKAEICEGNTEDLTGATKRKRASSNVAAPLKRPFSFMANFPAPPSLLVGSDGDLSPAYSLNSLGGPRPPPRSHPVWRWQPGGLPVPPPPAQRIRKCSRFFL, encoded by the coding sequence ATGGGAGACCTGAAGTTTGGGTTTGAGGAGATGCAGGGAGTGAGGCTGGGATACCTGCTGATTAAAGGAAAACAAATGTTCGCCCTCTCCCAGGTCTTCACCGACCTGCTGAAAAATATTCCCCGAACCACCGTGCACAAACGCATGGATCACCTGAACGTTAAAAAACACCACTGTGATTTGGAGGAGTTAAGAAAGCTCAAAGCAATCAATTCTATTGCTTTCCACGCGGCTAAATGTACTCTGATATCACGGGAGGACGTAGAGGCGCTTTATTTCTCCTGCAAAACGGAGCGCGTGTTAAAATCCAACAAAAGAAAAGCAAAGAAAGCCAGTTTACCGGAGGGTGTGGGCGAAGGCAAGCTCAACGCAGACACGCACCCTGCCGGGTTATGGAGGGAGAAAGTTTGGTTAAGTTTGCACAGCGTTCCACAGACTATGTCCCTCAAAAACAAAGCCGGCAGGAGAGAACAACCAACCTTGCGCCCCGACTCCAATCTACCTCAAATTTACAATAAATCCCTCGGTCGGGATTACTCCTCTGTCACCAAATCATCATGTAAACCCTTTAAAAACTATGAAACTGGTCAAATACCGAGCAATTGCGTCGCGTTTAGCCAGGGACACTCGTTTTTCCGGAGCGTGGTGAGCCGGCAACCAGTGTTGTTTCAGTCCGCCATTGCTGCTCAGTCCAGGCTCTCTGCAACCGGCGACCTACTTCACAAAAGGAAGAGGAGGCGCGAGGGGGGCGGCGGCAGGGATATGGGCAGCAGCGGCGCGAGGCAGTCATGGAGcaggagcagacacacacactcacacacttattCTCACACACACCACCCGGTGCTCCTCGTGCAGCCCAAGTGCTGcagaaagcccaaaacacactacaaccacaACCGGACAACTCTGAGCCATTTTGACATTGGACACGAGTTTTACCTCGACCACCACGATCACCATCATCGTCACCCGCATCAACATGTGGGGGGGTTCCCGGAGAGCTACAGCAGTGACACGGAGTCCAGTTGCTACTCAGAGCGCCTCAACAACGACTCCGACATCGGCTCCAGTTTATCGACCAGCAGCAACTCTGGGACCTCtgatgaggaggatgaagaggagagccCATTGGAGAGCTCTGAGGTCAGTTCTGATGAGGAGAGTTCATCTCAGTCTGACAGCAGCTCTGTGTCCAGCCAAGTGTCTGTCCAGTCTATCCGCTTCAGGAGGGCccggttcccctctctcaacACCACCAAAAATATCACCACTAGAACTCTGCCTAATGCTCAATCTCTCTCCACAACTCTCTCCAGCACTAGAACTCTGCCTAATGCCCAATCTCTCTCCACAACTCTCTCCAGCACTAGAAATCAGTCGAACTCTAGAACTCTATCCAACAGTAGAACTATCTCGCACACTAACGCACCTTTGCTCCTGCAGCCTACCTTCCACTACAGCCACCAGCAGCAGCCATCTAAACCGGTGGGCCAGTTTGGAACCAGCCAGGTGGACTATGACATTCCGAAGAAACAACCGAAATATGACTTTACAGCCAGGGAGGCcaagcaggacacacacacacacaggttcagcTCGCCTGTCACCCGGGGGAGTTATTTCActaagaggagagacaggaaggttCCTGAGTCCCAGGTCCAGACCCAACGAGAGATAAAGCGAACCGAGCCTGTGTCCAGCAAATTGTACGCACTGAGCCCCTCACCTAACCCCAACGGAATAAAAGCGGTTCTTCCACACAGGACAACGGGACACGCAAACAAATGCCCCCCAGTCCTGAGCTCACACTCCGCGCTTGACAAAGACACAAAGTACCCCAAGCCTAAAAACAACAAGCTTTCATTAGCTACAAATCTAAAAAGTGAGGTGAGAATCAGCCCCAACCTGAAACTGCCCTTTCTGCTCAAAACCATTAAGACGGAGCCGGAGGAGCTATCAGTGTCCGCGGGTCCCCTCCCCGAGCGCAGCAGGGCGGTCAAGACTCCCCCCTTCAACCTGCAGAATGTGAAAATCAAAGTGGAGGAGAGCTATGATGAATACGAATACTATAGCCAAGCCTCTGGTTTCCAATGCTTAGGAGACGAGGCGGATATCAACAATGGCCAATACTACGGCGGCGACATCAAACAAGCTGCTGGCTGTTTCAACAACGAGACCAAAGCCATTGAAAGTTCTGCTGGGGCTCCCAAGTCCTCCTCCGGCTTGCAGGAATGCGGGAGCACTCAAGACACCCCTTGTCCCGAGGAAGGGGAGTATAAAAACGGAGCTGGGGTCAGGAAAAACTACAGGAGTCTAGTGCTGGGGAAGAAGCCTGGAATTTCAAGGGTGCAGCAGAAACAGAACGTGTCTAAAGTTGACAGGACTTTGTCTTCTCGTCCCGTGGGCAAAGCTGAGATTTGTGAGGGAAATACTGAGGATCTAACAGGGGCGACTAAACGAAAACGCGCGTCCAGTAATGTAGCAGCCCCTCTGAAGAGGCCTTTCAGCTTCATGGCGAATTTCCCCGCTCCTCCGTCCCTGTTAGTGGGCAGCGACGGGGATTTAAGCCCTGCTTACTCTCTGAACTCTCTGGGGGGACCCCGACCTCCCCCTCGCTCTCACCCCGTGTGGCGATGGCAGCCTGGCGGTctgcctgtccctcccccacccGCTCAGAGAATCAGGAAATGTTCACGCTTTTTTCTTTGA